TCAATCCTTTGACGGTCCGTCTCGATCTCCCGTTGAAGGTCGGCGGACGAATGCATGTCGACGTTCATTTCACTGTCTCCTTGGCCACGTCCAGGTCGCGCTGGAGCGACGCCGTCGTTTTTTCAAACCGAATGCTGCGGTTTCCGAGCCTGGCAAGGCTGCGCGAAATCATAACCCACGCGAGGACGCCGACGACAAGACCAACCGCGACCGCTGAGAGCGCATGGGCATTTGCCTCTTGCATTCCCTGCTGCATCAAAAAGGCGCCCAGACCCTCGACCACAGCGCTCAGAAGCACGCCGATCGCGGCAATAGCAAAGATAAGGCCAACCATGAGCGTCTCGATGCTGCCGATCGCCCGGTCAATATTCTCGCTTGCCTCGGCCTTGGCGAGGTCGATCTCCTTGCGAAACAGTCCGGCTATATCGGTCACCAGTCCCGTCATCAGGTCGGGTAAAGAGCGGTCGTCACGGGGGTTATGCATCGCGGAAGTCCTTTTCAAATGACCAATCGTCGCCTGCGCGGGGGGATGACGAGGAGTTCGATGTCTTGGTGGCCGTTCGCTTTGCCGAAGCGATCAGAAATCGGCTCGCTGCCAGTCCCGCAATCGCTGCCATGCCAAGAAAGGCAAGGGGCTGCTTCCGCCCATAGTTTTCTGCAATCGACGCGATTTCACCGAGATCCCGGTCTTCGCATTCGCGGGCCAGCCGTCCGATCGAATTTCCAAGGTCCTGGGTGTAGCGGCCAAGCCCCGGTTGATCGGAATCGCGAAGTTCAGATCCCACCTTCTCCATGGCGCCAGCAAGACCACGCAATTGGCGCGCCAATGCCCCCTTTTCGTCATCCACGACTTTGGCTGCTGCCGCTTTTGCCTGGCCCGAAAGATCGTCACTCGCGACGTTCTGGTCGACGCGGGGCCGACCTGCATCGCTCTCGCCCCCCCCAGAATAAGGGCCGCCTTCTTGTGAGGGCGAAATAGGTTGCTGTTGTTGTCTACGGTTCTCCGGGTTTTCGATCATCACAAACCTCCTGGTTATCTGACGCGGGCCCTTCGTTGCGCTCCAACCAGCGGATCGCTATCTTGTTCCCTGCCTCATACGGCCACTCGGCTTGGCGTTTGTTCGATCCGAAGGCGCTGCCCAATGAAGACGCTGGGCGACTGCGATCGATCTCGTGGAACAACCCCGCCCTGCGCAGGGATTCCCTCAGCCCCTGCACAGCACCGCGGCGTCCGCCAACTGCGGTGCTGCGAGCTTAGGACTCTACTGACCGATCATGTTGAGGAAGATGCCGTTCCTCTTGCTTTGCTCAAGAAGGGCCTCAACCCCCTCGATGAGGCCTAGCTCGAAAACGGCTTGGAGAGAATTGGGGCAGTTTGGGCGCTCCCGAACTTCAAGATAAGAAACGCTATCGATTTCTCCTTGCAGGCGTCTGCTACCGGAAGCCCGCTATCCCCTGAAGGTTCTTGTCCAGCATGACGACATCGACTGGCGG
This is a stretch of genomic DNA from Ensifer adhaerens. It encodes these proteins:
- a CDS encoding phage holin family protein: MHNPRDDRSLPDLMTGLVTDIAGLFRKEIDLAKAEASENIDRAIGSIETLMVGLIFAIAAIGVLLSAVVEGLGAFLMQQGMQEANAHALSAVAVGLVVGVLAWVMISRSLARLGNRSIRFEKTTASLQRDLDVAKETVK
- a CDS encoding nutrient deprivation-induced protein, with product MIENPENRRQQQQPISPSQEGGPYSGGGESDAGRPRVDQNVASDDLSGQAKAAAAKVVDDEKGALARQLRGLAGAMEKVGSELRDSDQPGLGRYTQDLGNSIGRLARECEDRDLGEIASIAENYGRKQPLAFLGMAAIAGLAASRFLIASAKRTATKTSNSSSSPRAGDDWSFEKDFRDA